One window of the Phycodurus eques isolate BA_2022a chromosome 7, UOR_Pequ_1.1, whole genome shotgun sequence genome contains the following:
- the si:dkey-205h13.2 gene encoding mucin-5AC, which yields MTLTAGVSMVHPLFVCKTQWYDRDNPSGTGDFEVLEKLYLEHPNEICSFPLDIEVQTVAGNTVASTGDVIAVVDATTGFICKNADQKSGYCSDYKVRFICPIAFCKEHECWTQWFDQDNPSGTGDYETLSKLHKENPGKICKQPVQIEVKTTSGASVGSTGNVIHASDTQTGFICLNRDQPQNGRCADFKVRFSCPVEFCKPKVCKTPWYDRDNPSGTGDFEILEKLYLEHPNEICSFPLDIEVQTVAGNTVASTGDVINA from the exons ATGACCCTCACAGCTGGAGTGTCAATGGTTCATCCTCTTTTTG TATGCAAGACTCAGTGGTACGATCGAGACAACCCTAGCGGAACTGGAGACTTTGAGGTACTTGAGAAACTCTACCTCGAACACCCAAATGAAATCTGCTCATTTCCGCTCGACATTGAGGTCCAAACTGTCGCTGGAAATACTGTGGCTTCAACAGGAGATGTCATTGCTGT AGTGGATGCAACTACTGGGTTCATCTGTAAAAATGCTGACCAGAAGAGTGGATATTGCTCAGATTATAAAGTTCGTTTCATATGTCCCATCGCTTTCTGCAAAGAACACG AATGCTGGACTCAATGGTTTGATCAAGACAACCCCTCTGGTACTGGAGACTATGAAACTCTTTCCAAACTGCACAAAGAAAACCCAGGGAAGATCTGCAAACAGCCAGTTCAGATTGAGGTCAAAACTACATCTGGAGCCAGTGTTGGTTCAACAGGCAATGTGATTCATGC ATCTGACACGCAAACtggatttatttgtttaaatcgTGACCAGCCACAGAACGGTCGTTGTGCAGATTTTAAAGTTCgtttctcgtgccccgttgaaTTCTGCAAACCAAAAG TATGCAAGACTCCATGGTACGATCGAGACAACCCTAGCGGGACCGGAGACTTCGAGATACTTGAGAAACTCTACCTTGAACACCCAAATGAAATCTGCTCTTTTCCACTGGACATTGAGGTCCAAACGGTCGCTGGAAATACTGTGGCTTCAACAGGAGATGTCATTAATGCGTAA